The following proteins are co-located in the Betta splendens chromosome 9, fBetSpl5.4, whole genome shotgun sequence genome:
- the LOC114862291 gene encoding protein HIRA isoform X1, whose product MKLLKPSWVSHNGKAIFSVDIHPDGTKFATGGQGEDSGKVMIWNMAPVLREEDEKNENIPKMLCQMDNHLACVNCVRWSNNGLYLASGGDDKLVMVWKRAAFIGPSTVFGSSSKLANVEQWRCVTILRNHTGDVMDVAWSPHDIWLATCSVDNTIVIWNARKFPEMVTCLRGHTGLVKGLTWDPVGKYIASQADDHSLKVWRTVDWQMEANITKPFSECGGTTHVLRLSWSPDGQYLVSAHAMNNSGPTAQIVERDGWKTNMDFVGHRKAVTVVKFNPKIFKKKQKNGSSPKPSCPYCCCAVGSKDRSLSVWLTSLKRPLVVIHDLFDKSIMDISWTLTGLGMLVCSMDGTVAYLDFSLDELGDPLNEEEKNIIHQNIYGKSLAITSTEAQLSTTIIENPEMLKYQQERQISAQANTAPGGAGSESSAPKLHSVMNGESLEDIRKNLLKKQVETRTADGRRRITPLCIAQLDTGDFSPALFNSAPILPSGSSVTSQLTPQLSSDSSPVQAASMVIRPNHDMLTLPPPSGGATKGLEENKEGVKSSLLLTSASKIEPMKALDSRFTERSKATPGVTSAISSTAGLAPLDSRQKDGVFAIKDLKTKEETSSDSEDKMAAINKNLSLNKRKAELLIDGAEVVEKRKKGRPRKDKMAAPIAQPFPQMAPPAEREPSRVAAAPAHVAVLKLPTPSTQKAFSLQVSMEPTVFLEVENEVSMAAGSKLSQVRCSRDGRDWNTLLPSSVVTAAGSSDVLAVACEDRTLSVFSSCGRRLLPAIQLATPVSALHCSAHFVMVLTSGATLSIWDVQKQKALVKNESLMTILTGADTTVSRSLLTQQGLPVIGLSNGKSFCFSSSLETWTLIADKGDSLVQCADFRSCLPTQDAPVSSGPLAVVQGRNLNAGRLASRLSSTPHHLQQSMTLAFLENQLASALTLQSAQEYRYWLLIYARFLVNEGSEYRLKELCTELLGPVHKSAATSWEPTTLGLHKRELLREVLPVIGENLRFQRLFTEYQDQLELLHSK is encoded by the exons atgaagctgctgaagccgAGTTGGGTGAGCCACAACG GCAAAGCCATTTTCTCAGTTGACATCCACCCTGATGGGACGAAATTTGCCACTGGCGGCCAAG GGGAGGATTCTGGGAAGGTGATGATCTGGAACATGGCACCGGTTCTtagagaggaagatgagaagAATGAAAATATTCCCAAAATGCTTTGCCAGATGGACAATCACCTGG caTGTGTGAACTGTGTGCGCTGGTCTAACAACGGGCTGTACCTGGCTTCAGGAGGAGACGATAAACTGGTCATGGTGTGGAAGAGAGCTGC ATTTATCGGCCCCAGCACCGTGTTTGGGTCAAGCAGTAAACTGGCCAACGTGGAACAGTGGCGGTGTGTCACTATTCTGAGAAACCACACTGGAG ATGTGATGGATGTGGCGTGGTCACCTCATGACATATGGTTGGCCACCTGCAGTGTCGACAACACCATTGTTATCTGGAACGCACGCAAATTTCCAG AGATGGTGACATGTCTGCGAGGACACACTGGGCTGGTTAAAGGTCTGACCTGGGATCCGGTGGGGAAATACATCGCCTCCCAGGCTGACGACCACAGCCTTAAAGTGTGGAGGACTGTGGACTggcagatggaggccaacatcACCAAACCCTTTAGTGAG TGCGGTGGGACAacccacgtcctgcgtctgtccTGGTCTCCAGATGGTCAGTATCTGGTGTCGGCTCACGCCATGAACAACTCCGGGCCCACAGCTCAGATCGTGGAGAGAGACGGCTGGAAGACGAACatggactttgtgggtcaccgTAAAGCCGTCACTGTCGTG AAATTTAACCCAAAGATCtttaagaagaagcagaagaatggCAGCTCTCCGAAGCCCAGCTGTCCGTACTGCTGCTGTGCCGTTGGCAGCAAAGACAGATCTTTGTCTGTCTGG CTAACATCACTAAAGCGCCCTCTGGTGGTGATCCACGACCTGTTCGATAAGTCCATTATGGACATTTCCTG GACACTGACGGGTCTGGGGATGTTGGTGTGCTCAATGGATGGCACTGTGGCCTATCTGGACTTTTCTCTGGATGAACTGGGAGACCCACTgaacgaggaggagaag AACATCATCCACCAGAACATTTATGGCAAGAGTTTGGCTATAACCAGCACCGAAGCCCAACTCTCCACCACCATCATTGAGAACCCGGAGATGCTCAAATACCAGCAGGAGCGACAGATCTCGGCCCAGGCCAACACGGCACCAGGCGGTGCTGGGTCTGAGTCCTCAGCTCCCAAACTGCACAGTGTGATGAACGGAGAATCTCTGGAGGACATCAGGAAG AACCTTCTGAAGAAACAGGTGGAGACAAGAACTGCAGATGGCAGAAGAAGAATCACGCCGTTGTGTATCGCTCAGCTGGACACAGG GGATTTCTCACCAGCGCTGTTCAACAGTGCTCCCATCTTGCCCTCGGGCTCCTCTGTAACCAGCCAGCTCACCCCTCAGCTGAGCTCCGACTCTAGTCCAGTACAGGCTGCTTCTATGGTGATTAGGCCTAACCACGACATGCTTACCTTGCCTCCACCCAGTGGTGGAGCCACCAAAGGCCTAGAGGAAAACAAGGAAGG TGTGAAGTCCAGTTTGCTGCTCACTTCTGCCTCCAAGATTGAACCCATGAAAGCTTTGGACTCCAGGTTCACAGAAAGGTCAAAGGCCACACCGGGAGTCACATCTGCTatctcctccacagctgggCTCGCACCGTTAGACAG CAGGCAAAAAGACGGCGTGTTTGCAATAAAAGACCTTAAAACCAAAGAAGAGACCAGCAGTGACAGCGAGGACAAGATGGCCGCCATCAACAAAAACCTGTCATTAAACAAGAGGAAAGCTGAGCTGCTGATAGATGGAGCAGAGGTagtggagaagaggaagaaaggccGACCCAGGAAGGACAAGATGGCCGCTCCCATCGCTCAGCCATTTCCTCAG ATGGCTCCTCCAGCAGAACGTGAGCCCAGCAGGGTGGCGGCTGCTCCAGCTCATGTAGCTGTTCTCAAACTACCAACACCCAGCACGCAGAAGGCTTTCAGTCTGCAG gtgagcATGGAACCGACCGTGTTCCTGGAGGTGGAGAACGAAGTGTCCATGGCTGCAGGTTCCAAGCTCAGTCAAGTGCGATGCTCCAGAGACGGACGAGACTGGAACACTCTGCTTCCCAGCTCCGTGGTCACAGCTGCAGGGAGCAG TGACGTCCTGGCCGTAGCCTGTGAGGACAGGAcgctgtctgtgttttcctcctgtgGCCGCCGGCTCCTTCCTGCCATCCAGCTAGCCACGCCGGTGTCGGCTCTGCACTGCTCGGCCCACTTCGTCATGGTTCTGACATCAGGAGCGACGCTGTCCATTTG GGACGTTCAGAAGCAGAAGGCTCTGGTGAAGAACGAGTCTCTGATGACTATTTTAACTG GTGCTGACACCACAGTGTCTCGGTctctgctgactcagcaggGTCTCCCAGTCATTGGACTGTCCAATGGGAAGtccttctgcttcagctcctccctggagaCATG GACTCTGATTGCAGATAAAGGTGACTCTCTGGTCCAGTGTGCTGACTTCAGGAGCTGCCTACCTACCCAGGATGCACCTGTGTCCTCCGGGCCCCTGGCAGTCGTGCAGGGACGCAACCTCAA TGCGGGTCGGCTGGCGTCCCGGCTCTCGTCCACCCctcaccacctgcagcagagcatgACCTTGGCCTTCCTGGAGAATCAGCTggcgtctgctctgaccctgcAGTCAGCGCAGGAGTATCGTTACTGGCTGCTGATCTACGCTCGCTTCCTTGTCAACGAAG GATCAGAGTACCGCCTCAAAGAGCTCTGCACGGAGCTGCTCGGCCCCGTCCACAAATCGGCAGCGACGTCCTGGGAGCCCACCACTCTG GGTCTTCACAAACGAGAGTTGCTGCGGGAGGTTTTACCTGTTATTGGCGAAAACCTGCGATTCCAGAGACTTTTCACCGAATACCAGGACCAGCTGGAACTGTTGCACAGCAAATAA
- the LOC114862291 gene encoding protein HIRA isoform X2, with protein MKLLKPSWVSHNGKAIFSVDIHPDGTKFATGGQGEDSGKVMIWNMAPVLREEDEKNENIPKMLCQMDNHLACVNCVRWSNNGLYLASGGDDKLVMVWKRAAFIGPSTVFGSSSKLANVEQWRCVTILRNHTGDVMDVAWSPHDIWLATCSVDNTIVIWNARKFPEMVTCLRGHTGLVKGLTWDPVGKYIASQADDHSLKVWRTVDWQMEANITKPFSECGGTTHVLRLSWSPDGQYLVSAHAMNNSGPTAQIVERDGWKTNMDFVGHRKAVTVVKFNPKIFKKKQKNGSSPKPSCPYCCCAVGSKDRSLSVWLTSLKRPLVVIHDLFDKSIMDISWTLTGLGMLVCSMDGTVAYLDFSLDELGDPLNEEEKNIIHQNIYGKSLAITSTEAQLSTTIIENPEMLKYQQERQISAQANTAPGGAGSESSAPKLHSVMNGESLEDIRKNLLKKQVETRTADGRRRITPLCIAQLDTGDFSPALFNSAPILPSGSSVTSQLTPQLSSDSSPVQAASMVIRPNHDMLTLPPPSGGATKGLEENKEGVKSSLLLTSASKIEPMKALDSRFTERSKATPGVTSAISSTAGLAPLDRQKDGVFAIKDLKTKEETSSDSEDKMAAINKNLSLNKRKAELLIDGAEVVEKRKKGRPRKDKMAAPIAQPFPQMAPPAEREPSRVAAAPAHVAVLKLPTPSTQKAFSLQVSMEPTVFLEVENEVSMAAGSKLSQVRCSRDGRDWNTLLPSSVVTAAGSSDVLAVACEDRTLSVFSSCGRRLLPAIQLATPVSALHCSAHFVMVLTSGATLSIWDVQKQKALVKNESLMTILTGADTTVSRSLLTQQGLPVIGLSNGKSFCFSSSLETWTLIADKGDSLVQCADFRSCLPTQDAPVSSGPLAVVQGRNLNAGRLASRLSSTPHHLQQSMTLAFLENQLASALTLQSAQEYRYWLLIYARFLVNEGSEYRLKELCTELLGPVHKSAATSWEPTTLGLHKRELLREVLPVIGENLRFQRLFTEYQDQLELLHSK; from the exons atgaagctgctgaagccgAGTTGGGTGAGCCACAACG GCAAAGCCATTTTCTCAGTTGACATCCACCCTGATGGGACGAAATTTGCCACTGGCGGCCAAG GGGAGGATTCTGGGAAGGTGATGATCTGGAACATGGCACCGGTTCTtagagaggaagatgagaagAATGAAAATATTCCCAAAATGCTTTGCCAGATGGACAATCACCTGG caTGTGTGAACTGTGTGCGCTGGTCTAACAACGGGCTGTACCTGGCTTCAGGAGGAGACGATAAACTGGTCATGGTGTGGAAGAGAGCTGC ATTTATCGGCCCCAGCACCGTGTTTGGGTCAAGCAGTAAACTGGCCAACGTGGAACAGTGGCGGTGTGTCACTATTCTGAGAAACCACACTGGAG ATGTGATGGATGTGGCGTGGTCACCTCATGACATATGGTTGGCCACCTGCAGTGTCGACAACACCATTGTTATCTGGAACGCACGCAAATTTCCAG AGATGGTGACATGTCTGCGAGGACACACTGGGCTGGTTAAAGGTCTGACCTGGGATCCGGTGGGGAAATACATCGCCTCCCAGGCTGACGACCACAGCCTTAAAGTGTGGAGGACTGTGGACTggcagatggaggccaacatcACCAAACCCTTTAGTGAG TGCGGTGGGACAacccacgtcctgcgtctgtccTGGTCTCCAGATGGTCAGTATCTGGTGTCGGCTCACGCCATGAACAACTCCGGGCCCACAGCTCAGATCGTGGAGAGAGACGGCTGGAAGACGAACatggactttgtgggtcaccgTAAAGCCGTCACTGTCGTG AAATTTAACCCAAAGATCtttaagaagaagcagaagaatggCAGCTCTCCGAAGCCCAGCTGTCCGTACTGCTGCTGTGCCGTTGGCAGCAAAGACAGATCTTTGTCTGTCTGG CTAACATCACTAAAGCGCCCTCTGGTGGTGATCCACGACCTGTTCGATAAGTCCATTATGGACATTTCCTG GACACTGACGGGTCTGGGGATGTTGGTGTGCTCAATGGATGGCACTGTGGCCTATCTGGACTTTTCTCTGGATGAACTGGGAGACCCACTgaacgaggaggagaag AACATCATCCACCAGAACATTTATGGCAAGAGTTTGGCTATAACCAGCACCGAAGCCCAACTCTCCACCACCATCATTGAGAACCCGGAGATGCTCAAATACCAGCAGGAGCGACAGATCTCGGCCCAGGCCAACACGGCACCAGGCGGTGCTGGGTCTGAGTCCTCAGCTCCCAAACTGCACAGTGTGATGAACGGAGAATCTCTGGAGGACATCAGGAAG AACCTTCTGAAGAAACAGGTGGAGACAAGAACTGCAGATGGCAGAAGAAGAATCACGCCGTTGTGTATCGCTCAGCTGGACACAGG GGATTTCTCACCAGCGCTGTTCAACAGTGCTCCCATCTTGCCCTCGGGCTCCTCTGTAACCAGCCAGCTCACCCCTCAGCTGAGCTCCGACTCTAGTCCAGTACAGGCTGCTTCTATGGTGATTAGGCCTAACCACGACATGCTTACCTTGCCTCCACCCAGTGGTGGAGCCACCAAAGGCCTAGAGGAAAACAAGGAAGG TGTGAAGTCCAGTTTGCTGCTCACTTCTGCCTCCAAGATTGAACCCATGAAAGCTTTGGACTCCAGGTTCACAGAAAGGTCAAAGGCCACACCGGGAGTCACATCTGCTatctcctccacagctgggCTCGCACCGTTAGACAG GCAAAAAGACGGCGTGTTTGCAATAAAAGACCTTAAAACCAAAGAAGAGACCAGCAGTGACAGCGAGGACAAGATGGCCGCCATCAACAAAAACCTGTCATTAAACAAGAGGAAAGCTGAGCTGCTGATAGATGGAGCAGAGGTagtggagaagaggaagaaaggccGACCCAGGAAGGACAAGATGGCCGCTCCCATCGCTCAGCCATTTCCTCAG ATGGCTCCTCCAGCAGAACGTGAGCCCAGCAGGGTGGCGGCTGCTCCAGCTCATGTAGCTGTTCTCAAACTACCAACACCCAGCACGCAGAAGGCTTTCAGTCTGCAG gtgagcATGGAACCGACCGTGTTCCTGGAGGTGGAGAACGAAGTGTCCATGGCTGCAGGTTCCAAGCTCAGTCAAGTGCGATGCTCCAGAGACGGACGAGACTGGAACACTCTGCTTCCCAGCTCCGTGGTCACAGCTGCAGGGAGCAG TGACGTCCTGGCCGTAGCCTGTGAGGACAGGAcgctgtctgtgttttcctcctgtgGCCGCCGGCTCCTTCCTGCCATCCAGCTAGCCACGCCGGTGTCGGCTCTGCACTGCTCGGCCCACTTCGTCATGGTTCTGACATCAGGAGCGACGCTGTCCATTTG GGACGTTCAGAAGCAGAAGGCTCTGGTGAAGAACGAGTCTCTGATGACTATTTTAACTG GTGCTGACACCACAGTGTCTCGGTctctgctgactcagcaggGTCTCCCAGTCATTGGACTGTCCAATGGGAAGtccttctgcttcagctcctccctggagaCATG GACTCTGATTGCAGATAAAGGTGACTCTCTGGTCCAGTGTGCTGACTTCAGGAGCTGCCTACCTACCCAGGATGCACCTGTGTCCTCCGGGCCCCTGGCAGTCGTGCAGGGACGCAACCTCAA TGCGGGTCGGCTGGCGTCCCGGCTCTCGTCCACCCctcaccacctgcagcagagcatgACCTTGGCCTTCCTGGAGAATCAGCTggcgtctgctctgaccctgcAGTCAGCGCAGGAGTATCGTTACTGGCTGCTGATCTACGCTCGCTTCCTTGTCAACGAAG GATCAGAGTACCGCCTCAAAGAGCTCTGCACGGAGCTGCTCGGCCCCGTCCACAAATCGGCAGCGACGTCCTGGGAGCCCACCACTCTG GGTCTTCACAAACGAGAGTTGCTGCGGGAGGTTTTACCTGTTATTGGCGAAAACCTGCGATTCCAGAGACTTTTCACCGAATACCAGGACCAGCTGGAACTGTTGCACAGCAAATAA